The Pseudomonadota bacterium genome includes a window with the following:
- a CDS encoding serine/threonine protein kinase: MTENTEQLPAKFGPYWLIDLIGKGGMAEIFLSKTFTGLGTERLCVIKRVLPQLNADVGFCEMLIKEAKLCARLSHANVVQTYELGQIDGQYYIAMEYVEGVDLNRLLGLLARIRIALPLQFALYIVVEALRGLDYAHRLADSSDAPLNIIHRDVSPTNVLISTEGEVKLCDFGIAKAAFDDRGVEHRLDEYHLKGKVAYMAPEHIAGGTIDRRADLFAAGILVWELLQGRRLYKTKDEAETLRRATAAEVPPLEDRGFPEFERLASIVRKALARDPAERFQTGHEFISAIEDYMHASGQMISQLRFSEFLMENFGESLLQQRRERERHLGEMMRIRTAEESEARSRVRNDITASLLIEEEEDEEPKPRPQEAAEPPPPRPEAPAAAPPRSGGHAGLWIAVAGLVAAAAATAIALWLFGVY; this comes from the coding sequence GTGACGGAGAACACGGAGCAGCTTCCCGCCAAGTTCGGGCCCTACTGGTTGATCGATCTCATCGGCAAGGGCGGGATGGCCGAGATCTTCCTCTCCAAGACGTTCACGGGGCTCGGCACCGAACGGCTGTGCGTCATCAAGCGCGTGCTGCCCCAGCTCAACGCCGACGTCGGCTTCTGCGAGATGCTCATCAAGGAGGCGAAGCTGTGCGCCCGCCTCTCGCACGCGAACGTCGTCCAGACGTACGAGCTCGGCCAGATCGACGGGCAGTACTACATCGCGATGGAGTACGTCGAGGGGGTCGATCTGAACCGCCTCCTCGGCCTGCTCGCGCGGATCCGGATCGCGCTGCCGCTGCAGTTCGCGCTGTACATCGTCGTCGAGGCGCTCCGCGGGCTCGACTACGCGCACAGGCTCGCCGACAGCTCCGACGCGCCTTTGAACATCATCCACCGCGACGTGTCGCCGACCAACGTCCTCATCTCGACCGAGGGCGAGGTCAAGCTCTGCGACTTCGGCATCGCGAAGGCGGCGTTCGACGACCGCGGCGTCGAGCACCGCCTCGACGAGTACCATCTCAAGGGCAAGGTCGCGTACATGGCGCCCGAGCACATCGCCGGCGGGACCATCGACCGCAGGGCGGATCTGTTCGCCGCCGGAATCCTCGTGTGGGAGCTGCTCCAGGGCCGCCGCCTGTACAAGACGAAGGACGAGGCCGAGACCCTGCGCCGGGCCACCGCCGCGGAGGTGCCGCCGCTCGAGGACCGCGGCTTCCCGGAGTTCGAGAGGCTCGCGTCGATCGTGCGGAAGGCGCTCGCGCGCGATCCCGCCGAGCGGTTCCAGACCGGCCACGAGTTCATCAGCGCGATAGAAGACTACATGCACGCCTCGGGCCAGATGATCTCGCAGCTCAGGTTCTCGGAGTTCCTGATGGAGAACTTCGGCGAGAGCCTGCTGCAGCAGCGGCGGGAGCGGGAGCGGCACCTCGGGGAGATGATGCGGATCCGCACCGCCGAGGAGTCGGAGGCGCGCTCGCGGGTGCGGAACGACATCACCGCCTCGCTGCTCATCGAGGAGGAGGAAGACGAAGAGCCCAAGCCGCGGCCGCAGGAGGCCGCGGAGCCTCCGCCGCCGCGCCCCGAGGCGCCCGCCGCCGCCCCGCCGCGATCGGGCGGTCACGCCGGCCTGTGGATCGCCGTCGCCGGCTTGGTCGCCGCGGCGGCAGCGACCGCGATCGCCCTGTGGCTCTTCGGCGTGTATTGA